A genomic segment from Papilio machaon chromosome 10, ilPapMach1.1, whole genome shotgun sequence encodes:
- the LOC106717522 gene encoding uncharacterized protein LOC106717522, giving the protein MKSETTKDQLSSKQEARAKLRESFLKAVNSLHGECCSILTYEQSKLTGTFSSWKPDGSEVLIHDLKTPANIVMTSALLRIPDILAIQFDKPVKLQL; this is encoded by the exons atgaaaagtgaAACTACCAAAGATCAGTTATCTTCAAAACAAGAAGCTAGAGCTAAACTTCGTGAATCATTTTTGAAGGCGGTTAACAGTTTACATG GTGAATGCTGTTCAATCTTGACATATGAACAATCTAAGTTAACAGGGACCTTCTCAAGTTGGAAACCCGATGGCTCTGAAGTTTTAATTCATGATTTGAAAACACCAGCAAATATTGTAATGACATCAGCATTGTTAAGAATTCCTGACATTTTAGCAATACAATTTGATAAACctgtaaaattacaattatga
- the LOC106717487 gene encoding luc7-like protein 3, producing the protein MAVLAAAQLLDELMGRHRNTNPNEKIKKPNWEDPEYCKYFMVKFCPHDLFVNTRADLGACPKVHDDEVKELFQRAETSYKKSQYVEEFLRFCRHMISEVERKIQKGKQRLELMNSKPEGPPMTQAQTEKNQEQVKLLSEKITSLVEEAEEAGTRGDVEQAQGLMKLCDRLKEEKDQLLKQQENSHWSMTAELAAAQEKQMEVCPVCGAFLIVGDAQQRIDDHLSGKQHVGYFKLRQAYEEMSEAREKEQQEKEKKRREDRERDRHARSGGGGGGGGGGLGSDRRDRERMERDREQRDRSDKDRERDRGDRDKEREKERHRPVREEKGGRHEERERDAERHRERERERDRDKDRERERERDRERKHRKDRRSPHERSRRRSRERERH; encoded by the exons ATGGCGGTGTTAGCGGCTGCACAGTTATTGGATGAATTGATGGGACGACACCGCAATACAAACCCAAAtgagaaaataaagaaaccaAATTGGGAGGATCCTGAA tATTGCAAATATTTCATGGTGAAATTTTGCCCACATGATTTGTTTGTGAATACTCGAGCGGACCTGGGCGCTTGTCCAAAAGTTCATGATGATGAGGTCAAAGAACTATTCCAGAGAGCAGAAACTTCATACAAAAAGTCTCAATATGTTGAAGAATTTTTACGCTTTTGCAGGCACATGATAAGTGAGGTAGAAA GAAAAATTCAGAAAGGAAAGCAGAGACTAGAGCTTATGAATTCAAAACCTGAAGGTCCCCCAATGACACAGGCTCaaactgaaaaaaatcaaGAGCAG gtgAAACTCCTATCTGAGAAAATAACATCTTTGGTGGAGGAAGCGGAGGAGGCGGGAACACGGGGCGATGTGGAGCAGGCGCAAGGCCTCATGAAGTTGTGTGACCGATTGAAAGAGGAAAAAGACCAACTTCTCAAACAACAAGAAAACAG tcaTTGGTCAATGACTGCGGAGCTAGCGGCAGCTCAAGAGAAGCAGATGGAGGTGTGCCCCGTGTGTGGTGCTTTCTTAATTGTTGGTGATGCTCAGCAACGCATCGATGACCATCTCTCCGGGAAGCAGCATGTTGG GTATTTCAAGCTTCGTCAAGCGTATGAAGAGATGAGTGAGGCTCGGGAGAAGGAGCAGCAGGAGAAAGAGAAGAAGCGGCGCGAGGACAGGGAGCGGGACCGCCATGCGCGCAGCGGCGGTGGTGGTGGTGGCGGTGGTGGTGGACTCGGCTCCGACCGTCGAGACCGGGAGCGTATGGAGCGCGACAGAGAACAGCGAGACCGCTCCGACAAGGACAGGGAACGAGACCGCGGTGACCGGGACAAGGAGAGGGAAAAGGAACGACACCG ACCCGTCCGTGAGGAGAAGGGCGGCAGACACGAGGAGCGAGAACGGGATGCCGAGAGACATCGCGAGCGAGAACGCGAACGCGACAGGGACAAGGACCGCGAGCGGGAGCGAGAACGCGACCGCGAGCGGAAACATCGCAAGGACAGGC GATCGCCGCACGAGCGGTCGCGTCGCCGCTCCCGCGAACGCGAACGTCATTAA
- the LOC106717508 gene encoding charged multivesicular body protein 6-A, which produces MGALFGKSKKPVSRVTEQDKAVLQLKQQRDKLKQYQKKIELNLERDRQLAKKLLSEDKRDRAKLLLKKKRYQEQLLQNTDTQLEKLEQLTHDLEFTQIEVQVLEGLKTGNDALKKVHDILNIDEIEKIMDETREGIEKQREIDEMISGQLTSEDDEAIEAELESILDVADQLPDVPEDILPEAKAEDIPARPQRVKNKTNKVAVEA; this is translated from the exons ATGGGTGCCCTATTTGGTAAAAGTAAAAAGCCTGTTAGCAGAGTAACAGAGCAAGATAAGGCAGTACTGCAGTTGAAGCAACAAagagataaattaaaacaataccaAAAGAAAATAGAACTTAACCTAGAAAGAGATCGGCAATTAGCTAAGAAACTGCTTTCAGAAGACAAACGAGATAGAGCAAAACTTCTATTGAAGAAGAAGAGGTATCAAGAACAGTTGTTGCAGAACACCGATACTCAGCTAGAAAAGTTGGAGCAATTAACCCACGATCTCGAATTCACACAAATTGAAGTACAG GTACTAGAGGGTCTAAAGACTGGAAATGATGCATTAAAGAAGGTTCATGATATTCTAAACATAGATGAGATAGAGAAAATTATGGATGAAACTCGGGAAGGTATTGAGAAACAGAGAGAAATTGATGAAATGATTTCTGGCCAACTGACTTCAGAGGACGATGAGGCCATTGAGGCTGAGCTTGAGTCTATTCTCGATGTTGCTGATCAGTTGCCAGATGTACCTGAAGATATACTTCCAGAGGCCAAGGCTGAGGATATTCCGGCAAGGCCACAAAGAGTAAAGAATAAGACAAACAAGGTGGCTGTTGAAGCTTGA